The stretch of DNA GCGGAAGAAGCGGGCGGCGTAGAGCGCCTGGAGTCCGAGGAGCAGGTGGCCCAGCAGCGCGCCGTAGAGCAGCGTCAGCCCGAGCGGGTTGAGCCAGAGTGCCGAGGCGAGGCTGAGCCCGTCCTCCATGGCGTCGAGGGAGATGTTGCCCAGCGCGTGATTGCTCAGATGGGTGAGCACGTAGCCGAACAGGATCAGGCCGCTCGCCAGCCGCAGGCGGCGCAGGGTCAGGGGCGGCCGGGATCGCGCGGCAGGTGTGGCCGGCCGGGCCTTCGCGGGATCCTCGGTGAGCTGTCGCGTCGCGATCGAGGCTGTGCGCATCGTGCTGGGAGATCCGATCGGATCGGCCGTGGGCCCGCAATTCGCCGACCCTGGTACCAGCAAGACTTCCGGCACGTCCGATTTATTTCTGTTCGGGCCCCGTTCGCGGGTCGAGAGGGGGCTCGCCCGCGAAGGCCAAGAGGACCTCGTCGGCGGCCCGCAGCCCGGATTCGTAGGCGCCGCGCACGGTGGTGAAGGCATCGGGGGAGGTCGCCTCGCCGGCGAAGAACAGGCGGCCCTCCACCGGCGCCGCCAGGATCGCGCGCTGGCCGGCCGCGCCGGGCCGGGCATACGCGTAGGAGCCGCGCACCGACGGGTCCTGACCCCAGCGCGTCACGGTGAGGCCGGACGCCCGCCGGCGGAACGCCGCGCCCAGCAGCCCGGCCAGCTCGTCGAGGGCGAAGGCGGTGGCGGCTGCGTCCCCGGCCCGCTCCAGCTCCCGGGCGAGGGCGCCGCCGAAATACCCCTCGATCACCGGCCGGCCGAACGGGCGCAGGTGATAGGCACCGGTGCGCGCGCTGCGCGGGTTGCCGATCAGGTGCCCGTCCGCCGGCAGCGCCTCGGGCGCGGCGAGGTGCAGGAAGACCTTGTTGGCGAGCCCGAGCGGCAGGTCCTGCGCGGCCGCCTCCTTGTCGGGCAGCGCCGGCGCGAAGCGGAGTCCGCCCTCCGCCAGGACGTTGGTCGAGACCGTCACGACGACGGCGCGGGCCTGGAGGGTGCCGCGCGGGGTCTCCAGCCGGATCGGACCGGCCCCGCCATGATCGATCCGGGTCACCGGCGTGCCGAGCGTCACCGGCTGGCCGGCGCCGTACGCCGCCACCGCGCGCCCGTAGCCCTCCGCCACCCGCCAGTCCGATCCGTGGACGCGGTAGCGGGCCGAATCGTGGAGCGAGAGGTCCGCGAGTTCGGCACCGCTCACGTAGCCGCTCACCGCGTCGAGGAGCGGGTTCCACGGATTGCCCGGTTCGAGGAGGTCGGCGAGGGGGCGGTCAACCGGATCCCGCGCCGCTGCCGCCTGTCGCGCCGCGAAGGCCTCGGCGGCCGCCTCGTAGGCCGCCTGGTCCTCCGGCGGGAAGCCGAGATCGCGGTGCTGCACGTCCCAGGGGGCGGGGGTGCGGTCGACCTGCAGGCCGAGCGCCTCGGCGATCGGCAGCCAGGGGTTGCTCTCGGCGCCGTGCAGCCAGCCGCAGCCGAGGTCGAGGGGGGCACCGGTCGCGGGGGGCACGATCGTGTGGGCCCGCCCGCCAGGGCGCTCCGCCGCCTCGACCACGCGGATCCGCAATGCCGGCCGCCGTTCGGCCAGCCGGCGCGCCGCGGCGAGGCCCGCGGCACCCGCGCCCACGATGGCGACATCGGCCGTCTCGGAAGTGCTCAGGTCCCGATGCCTCCCCGGCGCGATCGTGTCCATGTGGTGGATTCAACCCGAGGGACGCGGCGTGGGTTGCCCGATCGGGAAGCCGCGGCTGCCCGTCTCGATCATCGCCTCGTCGCTCCGGGGTCGCGCAGCGGAGCCCGGACCCGGAGGGCAAGCCGGAGGCGGGCAGTCCGGAGCCGTCGGCACTCCAAGGTCTTGAACGCTTTGCATTTCTGGTTCCGGGCTCGCCTGCGGGGCCCCGGAACGACGGGGCGGATGCGTGGGTTGCGGAATCGAGCAGCCCGACCCGGAGCCCCGATGCTGGACACGTATTTCGCCCGGAGCGCCACCGCCGTGGCGCCCGACCTGGTCGGCGCCCGGCTGTTCGTCGGGGAGGCCGGCGGCGTGATCGTCGAGACGGAGGCCTACGACCGGACCGACCCGGCCTCGCACAGCTTCAATGGTCCGACGCGGCGCAACGCCAGCATGTTCGGG from Methylobacterium sp. PvR107 encodes:
- a CDS encoding NAD(P)/FAD-dependent oxidoreductase, producing the protein MDTIAPGRHRDLSTSETADVAIVGAGAAGLAAARRLAERRPALRIRVVEAAERPGGRAHTIVPPATGAPLDLGCGWLHGAESNPWLPIAEALGLQVDRTPAPWDVQHRDLGFPPEDQAAYEAAAEAFAARQAAAARDPVDRPLADLLEPGNPWNPLLDAVSGYVSGAELADLSLHDSARYRVHGSDWRVAEGYGRAVAAYGAGQPVTLGTPVTRIDHGGAGPIRLETPRGTLQARAVVVTVSTNVLAEGGLRFAPALPDKEAAAQDLPLGLANKVFLHLAAPEALPADGHLIGNPRSARTGAYHLRPFGRPVIEGYFGGALARELERAGDAAATAFALDELAGLLGAAFRRRASGLTVTRWGQDPSVRGSYAYARPGAAGQRAILAAPVEGRLFFAGEATSPDAFTTVRGAYESGLRAADEVLLAFAGEPPLDPRTGPEQK